Proteins encoded within one genomic window of Rhodospirillales bacterium RIFCSPLOWO2_02_FULL_58_16:
- a CDS encoding RNA chaperone Hfq, with the protein MSERGQNVQDVFLNYIRKNKAPVTVFLVNGVKLQGIVTWFDNFSVLLRRDGHTQLVYKHAISTVMPTNPVQLFEPEKEGEAEADSD; encoded by the coding sequence AAACGTTCAGGACGTTTTCCTGAACTACATAAGAAAGAACAAGGCGCCGGTTACGGTATTCCTCGTCAACGGAGTGAAATTGCAGGGTATCGTTACATGGTTCGACAATTTCTCGGTGCTTCTTCGCAGGGACGGACATACTCAGTTGGTTTACAAGCACGCCATTTCGACGGTGATGCCGACGAATCCCGTACAGTTGTTCGAACCCGAAAAGGAAGGCGAGGCCGAAGCTGATTCCGATTAA
- a CDS encoding GTPase HflX codes for MHPYFQADGEPREPSARLEEAVGLARAINLKVIHAEALRLVKANPATLLGKGAVERIAALIRAADCEEEEGAKEETKASVTVVDATLTPGQQRNLERAWNSKVLDRTGLILEIFGARARTSEGRLQVELALLTYQRSRLVRSWTHLERQRGGAGFMGGPGETQIESDRRQIDQRIINIKRRIKEVKRTRRLHRQARQRLSWPAVSLVGYTNSGKSTLFNTLTNAGVEAADQLFATLDPTMRSLRLPSGRTVILSDTVGFISDLPHELVDAFHATLEEVSAADLIVHVRDASHPDAQAQKQDVETVLGKLGLEKAGNLIEAINKIDLLTPDDKESLINRAGRESAPPRTALSALTGEGCENLLKVIDKRLSDSFLEVEVSIAITNGAALSWLYQHAEVLERIDGEDAIRLKVRMDAVTKARFERM; via the coding sequence ATTCATCCCTATTTTCAGGCGGACGGGGAACCACGCGAGCCGTCGGCGCGTCTGGAAGAAGCGGTCGGTCTGGCGCGCGCCATCAATCTGAAGGTAATTCATGCCGAGGCGTTGCGGCTGGTCAAGGCTAATCCCGCCACTCTGCTCGGCAAGGGCGCAGTGGAACGAATCGCCGCGCTCATCAGGGCCGCCGACTGCGAGGAGGAGGAGGGGGCAAAAGAGGAAACAAAGGCGTCGGTAACGGTGGTCGATGCGACGCTGACGCCGGGGCAGCAGCGCAATCTGGAACGCGCATGGAACAGCAAGGTTCTTGATCGCACCGGCTTGATTCTGGAGATATTCGGCGCCCGCGCCCGCACCAGCGAGGGACGGCTTCAGGTCGAACTGGCGTTGCTTACTTATCAGCGCTCCCGGCTGGTGCGTTCATGGACCCATCTGGAACGCCAGCGCGGCGGCGCCGGCTTCATGGGCGGTCCCGGCGAGACCCAGATCGAGTCCGACCGCCGGCAGATCGATCAACGCATCATCAATATCAAGCGCCGGATCAAGGAAGTTAAACGCACCCGCCGACTGCACCGTCAGGCGAGGCAACGGCTGTCCTGGCCGGCGGTATCGCTGGTCGGCTACACAAACTCCGGGAAATCAACGCTTTTCAACACCCTGACCAATGCCGGGGTGGAAGCGGCGGATCAGCTTTTCGCCACCCTCGACCCGACCATGCGCAGCCTCAGGCTGCCGTCGGGACGCACGGTAATCCTGTCGGACACCGTCGGCTTTATCTCGGACCTCCCCCATGAGCTGGTGGACGCCTTTCACGCGACGCTGGAAGAAGTCTCTGCGGCTGATCTTATCGTTCATGTCCGCGACGCCTCCCACCCCGACGCCCAGGCCCAGAAACAGGACGTGGAGACCGTGCTTGGCAAACTGGGTTTGGAAAAAGCGGGTAACCTGATCGAGGCGATCAACAAGATCGACTTGCTGACGCCTGATGACAAAGAGAGCCTGATCAACAGGGCCGGACGCGAAAGCGCCCCGCCCCGGACGGCATTGTCGGCGCTGACCGGAGAGGGGTGCGAAAATCTGCTTAAAGTCATCGACAAGCGCCTGTCGGATTCATTTCTGGAGGTGGAAGTATCAATTGCGATCACGAACGGAGCGGCGCTCTCCTGGCTCTATCAACACGCCGAGGTGCTTGAGCGCATCGACGGCGAGGATGCCATCCGCCTCAAAGTCCGCATGGACGCCGTCACCAAAGCCCGCTTTGAGCGTATGTAG